A genomic window from Haladaptatus caseinilyticus includes:
- a CDS encoding lipopolysaccharide biosynthesis protein, translating to MSEAAGISLSRETLGGTVAQFTMAAVGFAGTVIFARWLGPSAFGGVYLLFAVAKLVDRPMNGWSLAAKKRLSESDALRPPAFGAQLLFNVAWIAVAAVAVFFANDALRSYTGLALAPLLLVLLLATESMYETIESLVQGRGRISAATWNDTLRSVVTLPLQIWFVALPGIAAAGMVYGLAVASAVTLPVVALFVSSRPRLPSRAFVRSLADYARYSIPTTVLGTTYDRLDVLLLGLLLGSASAGFYEVAWKLTLPAVFVADVAGRGLMATVSARRAEGGGVGRDVSNTIAYAGVLAFPIFFGSLALSESLVVTVYGPDYRNAALLLVGLAGYRVIRTQSGPLMQAVNGLDRPDVAMRLSAVSVVVNLVLGVVLTLRFGPIGVVVATIIAETCLYLGGLLFLRQVVSRLAPISRPMIEQIGSSLAMFVVVAMTRASFSITSWIDLAVLVSLGGGVYVGILLVVSPGVRRTLEKAVRGSFASL from the coding sequence ATGAGCGAGGCGGCGGGAATCAGCCTCAGCAGGGAAACGCTCGGCGGAACCGTCGCCCAGTTTACGATGGCTGCGGTCGGGTTCGCGGGAACCGTCATCTTCGCCCGCTGGCTTGGCCCATCCGCGTTCGGTGGGGTGTACCTCCTGTTCGCAGTGGCGAAACTCGTGGACCGCCCGATGAACGGTTGGTCGCTCGCCGCGAAAAAACGCCTCTCCGAGTCGGACGCACTCCGCCCGCCCGCGTTCGGCGCGCAGTTACTGTTCAACGTCGCATGGATAGCGGTTGCCGCAGTTGCCGTCTTTTTCGCGAACGACGCGCTACGGAGCTACACCGGGCTCGCACTCGCACCGCTTCTGCTCGTTCTGTTGTTGGCGACCGAATCGATGTACGAAACCATCGAAAGTCTCGTTCAAGGGAGAGGCCGAATCAGCGCCGCGACGTGGAACGACACGCTTCGCTCGGTGGTGACCCTCCCGCTTCAGATTTGGTTCGTCGCACTTCCCGGAATCGCGGCCGCGGGAATGGTGTACGGTCTCGCCGTCGCGTCGGCAGTGACGCTTCCCGTGGTCGCGCTGTTCGTCTCCTCGCGGCCGAGGCTTCCGTCCCGGGCGTTCGTTCGAAGTCTCGCCGACTACGCCCGCTACAGCATCCCGACGACTGTGCTGGGAACGACGTACGACCGCCTCGACGTTCTCCTGCTCGGGTTGTTGCTCGGATCGGCATCGGCAGGTTTCTACGAAGTCGCGTGGAAACTCACGCTCCCTGCGGTGTTCGTCGCCGACGTGGCGGGCAGGGGACTGATGGCAACCGTGAGCGCCCGCCGCGCTGAGGGTGGTGGTGTCGGACGAGACGTTTCGAACACCATCGCATATGCTGGTGTTCTCGCGTTTCCCATCTTTTTCGGGTCACTCGCACTTTCGGAATCGCTCGTCGTGACCGTGTACGGCCCCGACTACCGGAACGCCGCGCTCTTGTTGGTCGGACTGGCCGGATACCGTGTCATCAGAACTCAAAGCGGTCCGCTCATGCAAGCAGTCAATGGACTCGACAGGCCGGATGTCGCTATGCGACTCTCCGCAGTGTCGGTCGTCGTGAATCTCGTTCTCGGTGTCGTGCTGACGCTCCGTTTCGGTCCCATCGGCGTCGTCGTTGCGACCATCATCGCGGAAACGTGCCTCTACCTCGGCGGTCTCCTGTTTCTGCGACAGGTGGTTTCGAGACTCGCCCCGATTTCTCGACCGATGATCGAACAGATCGGTTCGAGTCTCGCCATGTTCGTCGTCGTGGCGATGACCCGTGCTTCGTTTTCGATTACGTCATGGATAGACCTCGCAGTTCTCGTTTCCCTCGGTGGCGGTGTCTACGTCGGCATCCTCCTCGTTGTCAGCCCGGGTGTCAGGCGGACGCTCGAAAAAGCAGTTCGCGGGTCGTTCGCGTCGCTCTAA
- a CDS encoding sulfatase-like hydrolase/transferase gives MNVALVVLDTLRKDAFDSHFDWLPGQRFENAYSTSHWTVPAHASLFAGKYASELGVYAGAQLLDCEEPVLAESFREAGYTTRAFSANVNISRPFGFHRGFDQFEGSWRLQALSENVFDWDGFIAETRESGPERYLSALHEVVTGDCDTVPSLKRGALLKLRDLGWGKTTRDDGATEALRFVRDTEFGDDEFLFVNLMEAHTPYDPPEEFRTVEPPELNGLRATLDEPEADPDTIRQAYNDSVRYLSSMYRAIFAELREEFDYVITLADHGEALGEYGAWEHLCGLYPEVTRIPLCIWNGETNEQNAIREETVSILNVHGTLLDIANLDGESRGRCLLGHHETTSREWLAEYHGLTDRHRTSLGRDGFDTERLDDEMHGLIARDYYGWEAIDGFHELGSIDDPRERIDALVDCLDRRVVENDVAVSESVEAQLRDLGYA, from the coding sequence ATGAACGTCGCGCTCGTCGTCCTCGACACCCTTCGGAAGGATGCCTTCGACAGCCACTTCGACTGGCTCCCTGGCCAGCGGTTCGAGAACGCGTACTCCACATCACACTGGACGGTTCCAGCGCACGCCTCCCTGTTCGCGGGCAAGTACGCCAGCGAACTCGGCGTGTACGCCGGGGCACAACTGCTCGACTGCGAAGAACCAGTTCTCGCGGAATCGTTTCGGGAGGCAGGCTACACGACGCGGGCGTTCAGCGCGAACGTGAACATCTCCCGCCCGTTCGGTTTTCATCGCGGATTCGACCAGTTCGAGGGCAGTTGGCGACTGCAAGCCCTCTCGGAGAACGTCTTCGACTGGGACGGGTTCATCGCGGAAACGAGGGAATCGGGACCAGAACGCTACTTGTCTGCCCTTCACGAGGTGGTAACGGGCGACTGTGATACGGTTCCATCGCTCAAACGAGGTGCACTGCTCAAGCTCCGCGATTTAGGCTGGGGGAAAACGACACGTGACGACGGTGCGACCGAGGCGCTTCGGTTCGTCCGCGACACCGAGTTCGGCGACGACGAATTCCTGTTCGTCAACCTGATGGAAGCCCACACGCCGTACGATCCACCGGAGGAGTTTCGGACGGTCGAACCGCCCGAACTGAACGGGCTTCGGGCCACGCTCGACGAACCGGAAGCCGACCCGGACACGATTCGGCAAGCATACAACGACAGCGTCCGGTACCTCTCGTCGATGTATCGTGCCATCTTCGCGGAACTCCGGGAGGAGTTCGACTACGTCATCACGCTTGCAGACCACGGGGAAGCCCTCGGTGAATACGGCGCGTGGGAGCATCTTTGTGGCCTGTATCCCGAAGTAACACGGATTCCACTGTGTATCTGGAACGGAGAGACGAACGAACAGAACGCGATCCGCGAAGAGACGGTGAGCATCCTCAACGTGCACGGAACACTGCTCGACATCGCCAATCTCGACGGCGAGTCGCGGGGTCGCTGTCTCCTCGGCCATCACGAAACGACGAGCAGGGAGTGGCTCGCGGAGTATCACGGTCTGACCGACCGCCATCGAACGTCGCTCGGTCGCGACGGGTTCGATACCGAGCGACTCGACGACGAGATGCACGGGCTGATCGCTCGCGACTATTACGGCTGGGAGGCGATCGATGGATTCCACGAACTGGGCAGTATAGACGATCCCCGCGAGCGAATCGATGCCCTCGTAGACTGTCTCGACAGGCGGGTCGTCGAAAACGACGTGGCCGTCTCGGAGTCGGTCGAAGCCCAACTCCGCGACTTGGGCTACGCATGA
- a CDS encoding HVO_0416 family zinc finger protein: protein MASAPTGNDESVFDQFLTDRGHETERVDWEQEYNKKQCPECGGLHEMAATECTVCGWNS, encoded by the coding sequence ATGGCTTCCGCACCGACCGGCAATGACGAGTCCGTGTTCGACCAGTTTCTCACCGACCGTGGTCACGAGACAGAACGGGTAGACTGGGAGCAGGAGTATAACAAAAAGCAGTGCCCGGAGTGCGGCGGACTCCACGAAATGGCCGCGACTGAATGTACAGTCTGTGGGTGGAACTCGTAA
- a CDS encoding glycosyltransferase, which translates to MKKATQNVAVLHDRFPGMGGGERFAIEAARVLDAPIYTTYVANGVHLPDDVTVVPIHQEKYTRGLSGRFLEWKNEGMNPLETLSVALDLTDAHDELATYDVLLESAPLSKSYVPPVEQTVLHYPHSPPRWLYDLYRERLTGFDYPGVRFALKAYAKGWRALDKEANDYVDRFVANSELVRDRIQRYYGRDAAVVYPPVIGDWYNDGDDGYFVTWSRLAPEKRIDLVVDAFAELDDRLVVVGDGQERERLERKARDCDNIELLGYVNNIEEVVSRATAVVYAPKDEDFGLVGAEALSAGKPLIGVNEGYTRQQVVDGTTGLRFEPTVDSLRAAVERFDPDDFDGGEIQQFAERYERTTFEEALLDLVEETHAEAASKRSAVDSDDTKTIHIY; encoded by the coding sequence ATGAAGAAGGCAACACAGAACGTGGCGGTGTTACACGACCGGTTTCCCGGTATGGGAGGGGGAGAACGTTTCGCCATCGAGGCGGCACGCGTGCTCGATGCACCGATTTATACTACGTACGTCGCAAACGGCGTTCATCTCCCGGACGACGTGACCGTCGTACCGATTCATCAGGAGAAGTACACTCGCGGCCTCTCGGGCCGATTCCTCGAATGGAAAAACGAGGGCATGAATCCGCTCGAAACGCTATCGGTCGCGCTCGACCTGACCGATGCACACGACGAATTGGCGACCTACGACGTGCTTCTCGAGAGTGCGCCGCTGTCGAAGTCGTACGTCCCCCCCGTCGAACAGACAGTGCTTCACTATCCACACAGCCCTCCGAGATGGCTCTACGACCTTTATCGAGAGCGTCTCACCGGTTTCGACTACCCCGGCGTCCGGTTCGCGCTGAAGGCGTACGCAAAGGGGTGGCGAGCACTCGACAAGGAGGCGAACGACTACGTGGACCGGTTCGTCGCCAACAGCGAACTCGTTCGTGATCGTATCCAACGATACTACGGACGAGACGCCGCCGTCGTCTATCCTCCGGTAATCGGGGACTGGTATAACGACGGCGACGACGGCTATTTCGTCACGTGGTCTCGTCTGGCACCGGAAAAACGAATCGACCTCGTGGTCGATGCATTCGCCGAGTTGGACGACCGACTCGTGGTGGTGGGTGATGGACAGGAACGCGAGCGACTCGAACGAAAAGCACGCGACTGCGACAACATCGAACTGCTCGGCTACGTGAACAACATCGAAGAAGTGGTTTCCCGTGCGACAGCGGTGGTGTACGCGCCGAAAGACGAGGATTTCGGCCTCGTCGGCGCGGAAGCACTGTCGGCCGGAAAACCGCTCATCGGTGTGAACGAGGGTTACACTCGCCAGCAGGTCGTCGACGGGACGACCGGACTCCGGTTCGAGCCGACCGTGGATTCGTTGCGCGCCGCCGTCGAACGGTTTGACCCGGACGATTTCGACGGCGGTGAAATTCAGCAGTTTGCCGAACGGTACGAACGAACGACGTTTGAAGAAGCCCTTCTCGACCTCGTCGAGGAGACCCACGCGGAAGCCGCCTCGAAGCGCTCCGCAGTCGATAGCGATGATACGAAAACCATACACATCTACTGA
- a CDS encoding alkaline phosphatase family protein: MTFGDWIVETHERVRTDGWHGVDTSAYELYKGVLRRIGGRRNYGESIYDEPWDALVVLDGCRVDCMREVAGEFSFIDHIGRFQSAGTRSDEWMRANFSGRDCTDTVHVTANPNSDVHLDSDNFALLDEVWRDGWDDELGTVPARAVTDRAISAGREHDPEKLVVHYMQPHFPSVSDPIPGDAMSRDQFGSRVGVWERLRRGDLTRERVWSAYRENLRYVLADVSLLLDNLDAHRVVLTADHGNGFGEWYIYGHPDRIPIRVLREVPWSVTSAHDSGSHDPESWMEGANASVEDRLSALGYR; encoded by the coding sequence ATGACGTTCGGAGACTGGATCGTTGAAACCCACGAGAGAGTCCGTACCGACGGCTGGCACGGCGTGGATACGTCTGCCTACGAGTTGTACAAAGGTGTCCTTCGAAGAATCGGCGGACGACGAAACTACGGCGAATCGATATACGACGAGCCGTGGGACGCGCTCGTCGTCCTCGATGGTTGTCGCGTCGATTGCATGCGGGAGGTCGCCGGAGAGTTTTCGTTTATCGACCATATCGGCCGGTTTCAATCGGCGGGAACTCGCTCCGACGAGTGGATGCGCGCGAACTTCTCGGGGAGGGATTGCACCGACACGGTTCACGTCACGGCGAACCCGAACTCGGACGTACATCTCGACTCGGACAATTTCGCCCTCCTGGACGAAGTTTGGCGTGACGGCTGGGACGACGAACTCGGGACGGTTCCCGCTCGCGCGGTTACCGATCGCGCGATCTCGGCAGGCCGCGAACACGACCCGGAAAAACTCGTTGTCCATTACATGCAACCACATTTCCCCTCCGTGTCGGATCCGATTCCGGGCGATGCGATGAGCCGGGACCAGTTCGGCAGTCGAGTCGGCGTCTGGGAGCGTCTGCGTAGGGGCGACCTCACACGAGAGCGTGTCTGGAGCGCCTATCGCGAAAATCTTCGATACGTGCTCGCTGACGTTTCCCTCCTCCTCGATAATCTCGATGCTCATCGCGTCGTGCTAACCGCTGACCACGGCAACGGGTTCGGCGAATGGTACATCTACGGTCATCCGGACAGGATTCCGATTCGCGTCCTTCGGGAGGTCCCGTGGTCCGTGACGAGTGCTCACGATTCCGGATCACACGACCCGGAATCGTGGATGGAAGGGGCGAACGCATCGGTCGAAGACCGTCTTTCCGCGTTGGGGTACCGATGA
- a CDS encoding histone deacetylase family protein — MKFGYSEVCLAHDTGKRHPENPDRLRAIRQALTRKHGIEYIDPDPATESEITAVHDADYVEEFREFCANGGGNWDPDTVAVEETWDAALQSSGLACWSAHAALAGNDGRETPFALGRPPGHHAVGDDAMGFCFFNNAAVAAQSVIDRGDAERVAIFDWDVHHGNGTQDIFYDDENVFYASIHEEGLYPGTGEIEEFGDGDGEGTTLNVPLPAGSGDSEYRTVFDELIAPAIIEFDPDLLLVSAGFDAHRHDPISRMRVSTEGYGMLTARVRSVADEVGAALGFILEGGYGLDTLSDGVAIVHEVFDGMEPVVPDEDADEDVRGLISKARETHPLFDSA; from the coding sequence ATGAAATTCGGCTACAGCGAGGTTTGTTTAGCTCACGACACCGGCAAACGCCACCCAGAGAATCCGGATCGACTGCGCGCGATTCGACAGGCGCTCACGCGCAAACACGGTATCGAGTATATCGATCCCGACCCCGCGACCGAGTCGGAGATAACTGCCGTCCACGACGCGGACTACGTCGAGGAGTTCCGGGAGTTCTGTGCGAACGGTGGCGGAAACTGGGACCCGGACACCGTCGCCGTCGAGGAGACGTGGGACGCCGCACTCCAAAGCTCGGGATTGGCGTGCTGGTCAGCACACGCTGCGCTGGCTGGCAATGACGGTCGCGAAACACCCTTCGCATTGGGGCGACCGCCGGGGCATCACGCGGTCGGTGACGACGCCATGGGATTTTGTTTCTTCAACAACGCTGCGGTTGCGGCCCAGTCAGTCATCGACCGGGGCGACGCGGAACGCGTCGCCATCTTCGACTGGGACGTTCATCACGGAAACGGAACCCAGGACATCTTCTACGACGACGAGAACGTGTTCTACGCCTCGATTCACGAGGAGGGACTGTATCCCGGTACCGGCGAAATCGAAGAATTCGGAGACGGGGACGGAGAAGGAACGACCCTCAACGTTCCGCTCCCGGCGGGGTCGGGCGACTCGGAGTATCGGACGGTGTTCGACGAACTGATTGCACCCGCGATTATCGAGTTCGACCCCGACCTGCTGTTGGTGAGTGCCGGATTCGATGCGCACCGACACGATCCGATCTCTCGAATGCGCGTTTCCACGGAAGGATACGGGATGCTAACCGCACGAGTGCGGTCCGTCGCTGACGAGGTCGGTGCAGCCCTCGGATTCATTCTGGAAGGCGGTTACGGATTGGATACGCTTTCGGACGGAGTTGCCATCGTCCACGAAGTCTTCGACGGGATGGAACCGGTGGTTCCGGATGAGGACGCGGATGAGGACGTTCGAGGGCTGATTTCGAAGGCTCGGGAGACGCATCCGCTTTTCGACTCTGCTTGA
- a CDS encoding glycosyltransferase family 2 protein, whose protein sequence is MIRKPYTSTEPRVSVVIPTLPTHDHEKVITTLRNQTMRAFEVILVDDATLDICEARNAGIEAACADVIALTDDDCRPPPDWVTKIDQAFSDDVVCVEGSVEGGRTYRGEGLYVGCNLAFDRDTALSAGGFRNEYAGWRDDTEFGWRMEAYGPCRYDPNLVMYHPDRPRATIDERKEARLRREYPSHYEKRIVPHSTVGRVNDWLWRRGVWAAVDRVRYAGGGR, encoded by the coding sequence ATGATACGAAAACCATACACATCTACTGAACCTCGTGTTTCAGTCGTCATCCCGACGCTTCCGACGCACGACCACGAGAAAGTGATCACCACTCTCCGCAACCAGACGATGCGAGCGTTCGAGGTGATACTGGTGGACGACGCAACGCTCGACATCTGTGAGGCTCGAAATGCCGGTATCGAGGCCGCATGTGCGGATGTAATCGCGCTCACCGACGATGACTGCCGACCGCCACCGGACTGGGTTACGAAGATAGACCAAGCGTTCTCGGACGACGTAGTGTGTGTAGAGGGAAGCGTGGAGGGCGGTCGAACGTATCGCGGTGAAGGGCTGTACGTCGGCTGTAATCTCGCGTTCGACCGCGATACGGCGCTGTCCGCTGGTGGGTTCCGAAACGAGTACGCCGGATGGCGAGATGACACCGAATTCGGTTGGCGCATGGAAGCCTACGGACCGTGCCGCTACGACCCGAACCTGGTGATGTACCATCCCGACCGTCCACGTGCCACCATCGATGAACGGAAGGAAGCACGCCTTCGGCGCGAATATCCGTCTCACTACGAGAAACGAATCGTTCCGCACTCGACCGTCGGACGTGTCAACGACTGGCTCTGGCGGCGCGGGGTTTGGGCCGCGGTCGATAGGGTTCGATACGCTGGGGGTGGACGATGA
- a CDS encoding FlaD/FlaE family flagellar protein — protein sequence MTIKPANYDLRELRRMADEDESPLDCSAGDEERTAEDFFRLGQREELMKLQTRLLAAGSLPDKPYLSLLPSRYGAEVIVFEWLDFLIEKAGFENTANALSYYEDVGWLSEPACDALQSYMFGFSEIDRFGSDGPNDLDTNDHVLSLVYIARLASL from the coding sequence ATGACGATCAAACCCGCCAACTACGACCTGCGGGAACTTCGCAGGATGGCTGACGAGGATGAGTCACCTCTCGACTGTTCCGCGGGCGACGAAGAGCGGACCGCAGAAGATTTCTTTCGGCTCGGCCAGCGGGAGGAACTGATGAAGTTACAGACGCGGTTGCTCGCGGCCGGTTCGCTTCCGGACAAACCGTATCTGAGTCTCCTTCCGAGCAGATACGGAGCGGAGGTCATCGTCTTCGAATGGCTTGATTTCCTCATCGAAAAGGCTGGCTTCGAGAACACTGCCAACGCACTCTCGTACTACGAAGATGTCGGGTGGTTGAGCGAACCGGCCTGCGATGCGCTCCAGTCGTACATGTTCGGATTCTCTGAAATAGACCGATTCGGCTCCGACGGGCCAAATGACCTCGACACGAACGACCATGTGTTGAGTTTGGTGTACATCGCTCGCCTCGCCTCATTGTAG
- the cca gene encoding CCA tRNA nucleotidyltransferase: MERFEDVVAGVRERVEPDGDERERLREVVRALASRTEKAVADLPVEADVIQVGSTARGTWTSGDRDIDLFVRFPPDLDRETLESYGLEVGHAVLPDGHEEFAEHPYVKGEFEGFDVDLVPCYHVESATKIQSAVDRTPFHTQYLEARLDDDLARDVLLFKQFLKGIGAYGSDLRTKGFSGYLAELLVLEYGGFRDLLEAVSEWKPQVRFDPEDHGTETFADPLVVIDPTDPERNVAAVLSAENIARLQHYARDLLADPRESLFFADSPDPLSPAELGELVADRGTTPVAIRFDAPNVVEDQLYPQLQKSLSGVADALSRRGFEVLRAELFADDSAVLFFELAVAERPAVERHDGPPVHVRQHATGFYEKYADDDSYGPFIDGDRYVVERERAFTTAIAFLESDLVFDAALGVHVEKAMREGYELLSGDEIGTVAEEFGDELARYFDPKP, from the coding sequence ATGGAACGCTTCGAGGATGTCGTCGCGGGGGTCCGCGAACGGGTCGAACCGGACGGCGACGAGCGCGAGCGTCTTCGCGAGGTCGTCCGTGCGCTCGCTTCGCGAACCGAGAAGGCGGTCGCCGACCTGCCGGTCGAGGCCGACGTGATACAGGTCGGGAGCACCGCCCGTGGAACGTGGACGAGTGGGGACCGGGATATCGACTTGTTCGTTCGATTCCCGCCGGACCTCGATCGCGAAACGCTGGAATCCTACGGGTTGGAAGTCGGTCACGCCGTGCTTCCGGATGGTCACGAAGAGTTCGCGGAACATCCGTACGTCAAAGGCGAGTTCGAGGGGTTCGACGTGGACCTCGTCCCCTGCTATCACGTCGAATCTGCGACGAAGATTCAGTCGGCGGTCGACCGCACGCCATTCCACACGCAGTATCTCGAAGCACGGTTGGACGACGACCTCGCCCGCGACGTTTTGCTTTTCAAACAGTTTTTGAAGGGTATCGGGGCATACGGAAGCGACCTCCGGACGAAGGGGTTTTCGGGCTATCTGGCGGAGCTTCTCGTCCTCGAATACGGTGGCTTCCGCGACCTACTCGAAGCAGTGTCGGAGTGGAAACCACAGGTTCGGTTCGATCCGGAAGACCACGGAACGGAAACGTTTGCCGACCCGCTGGTGGTTATCGATCCGACGGACCCCGAGCGAAACGTCGCCGCCGTTCTCTCCGCGGAGAACATCGCCCGACTCCAGCACTATGCCCGCGATTTGCTTGCCGACCCGCGTGAATCGCTCTTTTTCGCCGATTCACCCGACCCGCTGTCGCCGGCCGAGCTAGGTGAACTCGTCGCCGACCGCGGCACCACGCCCGTTGCGATTCGATTCGACGCACCGAACGTGGTCGAAGACCAACTGTATCCGCAACTGCAGAAATCGCTCTCAGGGGTGGCTGACGCGCTCTCCCGACGGGGATTCGAAGTACTACGTGCCGAACTGTTCGCGGACGACAGTGCCGTATTGTTCTTCGAACTCGCGGTCGCCGAGCGTCCGGCAGTCGAGCGCCACGACGGCCCGCCCGTTCACGTCCGTCAGCACGCGACCGGGTTCTATGAGAAGTACGCTGACGACGATTCGTACGGCCCGTTCATCGACGGCGACCGGTACGTCGTCGAACGAGAACGTGCGTTCACCACTGCGATAGCGTTCCTCGAAAGCGACCTGGTTTTCGATGCGGCACTCGGCGTTCACGTCGAGAAAGCGATGCGAGAAGGATACGAACTGCTGTCTGGCGACGAAATCGGAACGGTAGCCGAGGAGTTCGGTGACGAACTCGCCCGCTACTTCGATCCGAAACCGTAA
- a CDS encoding UvrD-helicase domain-containing protein — MTMPTAEADAKVTRLFGGPGSGKTTELLDRVEDILAKDGVTVNDLLVVSYTRAAANEVRERLAERLDVDPRSLQGNVCTMHAKAYELLNLSRGDVVSEKHKQEFCEDFGLEYEDEYSGKGRRTARSTTLGNKIIATSQWLQRTRRDVADWYDVPFQWDVETVRLPPEIDPNSQEGNKYTPTWPSSDDRFDVPEAIRGWRKYKGDEGLVGFADMLERVKQRSLLPSVDYLIIDEFQDITRLQFDIYEEWKPHMENVLIAGDDDQVVYAWQGADPKLLLQEGGEDVILDTSHRLPSRVLKVVQQEVTHIEERQEKNLKPRKEGGVVEAVENPSMLDLVRNVRYTIGEFDGTAMVLFRARYQMFRFIDEFIDEGMPFRTLTDQRMWTDRLCQYVDAVEQIDEGEPIDGLQARRLADMLADSTFGSNDRDEMFDAIDERKEETGVDDLTDLEFDGDFVRNFAPFMPGPKSASDMVRKVTSYQKRSMKAYFSGKYQGMDRDRIRIGTIHSAKGREADHVFVATDLTEKVVEQMAATVENEGLEVPGVDEFTAGTDPVPVLTDNERRVFYVGMSRARERLVLMENLVSGAPTLELDVLLFNEPNGRSVDDILDQELEA, encoded by the coding sequence ATGACCATGCCAACGGCAGAGGCGGATGCGAAAGTAACTCGGTTGTTCGGTGGACCGGGAAGCGGTAAAACCACCGAACTCCTCGACCGGGTCGAGGATATTCTCGCAAAGGATGGCGTCACGGTCAACGACCTTCTCGTCGTTTCGTACACTCGTGCGGCCGCAAACGAAGTTCGGGAACGACTGGCTGAACGACTCGACGTGGACCCACGTTCGCTCCAAGGCAACGTCTGTACGATGCACGCGAAAGCATACGAACTCCTCAACCTCTCGCGTGGCGACGTCGTCAGCGAGAAACACAAACAGGAGTTCTGTGAGGATTTCGGTCTGGAGTACGAGGACGAATACAGCGGCAAAGGTCGTCGAACGGCACGCTCGACGACGCTCGGAAACAAAATCATCGCTACTTCACAGTGGCTTCAGCGAACCCGCCGGGATGTCGCAGACTGGTATGACGTTCCGTTCCAGTGGGATGTGGAGACTGTTCGATTGCCGCCGGAAATCGACCCGAACTCACAGGAGGGTAACAAATACACACCGACGTGGCCGAGCAGTGACGACCGATTCGACGTTCCCGAAGCGATTCGCGGATGGCGGAAGTACAAAGGCGACGAGGGACTCGTCGGATTCGCCGATATGCTCGAACGTGTCAAACAGCGCTCGCTCCTGCCGAGCGTCGATTATCTCATCATCGACGAGTTTCAGGACATTACCCGACTCCAGTTCGACATCTACGAGGAGTGGAAACCACACATGGAGAACGTTCTCATCGCAGGTGACGACGACCAGGTCGTCTACGCGTGGCAGGGCGCAGACCCGAAACTCCTCCTTCAGGAAGGGGGCGAAGACGTCATTCTCGACACCTCTCACCGTCTTCCCTCTCGGGTTCTCAAGGTCGTCCAGCAGGAAGTCACACACATCGAAGAGCGACAGGAGAAGAACCTCAAACCGCGTAAAGAGGGCGGTGTCGTTGAGGCCGTCGAGAACCCCTCGATGCTCGACCTCGTGCGGAACGTCCGCTACACGATCGGCGAGTTCGACGGCACCGCGATGGTGTTGTTCCGTGCTCGCTATCAGATGTTTCGGTTCATCGACGAGTTCATCGACGAGGGAATGCCGTTCCGCACGCTCACCGACCAGCGGATGTGGACCGACCGTCTGTGCCAGTACGTCGATGCGGTCGAACAGATCGATGAGGGCGAACCCATCGACGGTCTGCAGGCCCGCCGACTTGCGGACATGCTCGCAGATTCCACGTTTGGGTCGAACGACCGCGACGAGATGTTCGACGCCATCGACGAGCGCAAGGAAGAAACAGGTGTCGACGACCTCACTGACCTGGAGTTCGACGGGGACTTCGTCCGGAACTTTGCCCCCTTCATGCCCGGTCCGAAATCCGCGTCCGATATGGTTCGGAAGGTGACGAGCTATCAGAAGCGCTCGATGAAGGCGTATTTCAGCGGAAAGTATCAGGGAATGGATCGGGACCGAATCCGCATCGGTACTATCCACAGCGCGAAAGGTCGTGAAGCGGACCACGTGTTCGTCGCAACCGACCTGACCGAGAAGGTCGTAGAGCAGATGGCGGCGACCGTCGAAAACGAGGGCCTCGAAGTTCCGGGCGTGGACGAGTTCACGGCGGGAACCGACCCCGTGCCGGTGCTTACCGACAACGAACGACGTGTCTTCTACGTCGGGATGAGCCGTGCCCGAGAACGCCTCGTCCTCATGGAGAACCTCGTCAGCGGCGCGCCGACCCTCGAACTCGACGTGCTGTTGTTCAACGAACCGAACGGACGGTCGGTCGACGACATCCTCGACCAGGAACTCGAAGCGTAG